In the genome of Hydractinia symbiolongicarpus strain clone_291-10 chromosome 5, HSymV2.1, whole genome shotgun sequence, one region contains:
- the LOC130646271 gene encoding streptavidin-V2-like isoform X2 produces MMSKLNIFLVLVLSVCALGQKANNTLNAPAIAGTWKNELGSTMVIKQKGRNLVGKYCTAVSRYPLKRPTFDLVGLVGLGTPTSIGWVVTYTSKDKISTSTAAWSGQYRLKAGKQVILTTWTLTAPAKKENAIWASTNIGQDNFHRVKPDQTW; encoded by the exons ATGATGTCCAAGTTAAACATCTTTCTTGTTCTTGTTTTAAGCGTGTGTGCGCTTGGACAGAAAGCAAACAACACACTCA ACGCACCAGCGATTGCAGGAACATGGAAGAATGAACTCGGATCAACAATGGTTATTAAACAAAAAGGAAGAAATTTGGTCGGGAAGTATTGTACAGCAGTGAGTCGCTATCCTTTGAAACGCCCGACATTTGATTTAGTGGGACTCGTTGGGCTTGGTACACCAACCTCAATTGGATGGGTTGTGACCTACACG AGCAAAGACAAAATTTCCACTTCTACAGCGGCATGGTCAGGACAGTATCGTTTAAAAGCTGGAAAACAAGTCATACTCACTACATGGACCTTGACGGCGCCAGCTAAGAAGGAGAATGCCATATGGGCATCAACTAATATTGGACAAGACAACTTTCATAGAGTGAAACCTGATCAAACAT GGTAA
- the LOC130646271 gene encoding streptavidin-V2-like isoform X1, whose protein sequence is MMSKLNIFLVLVLSVCALGQKANNTLNAPAIAGTWKNELGSTMVIKQKGRNLVGKYCTAVSRYPLKRPTFDLVGLVGLGTPTSIGWVVTYTSKDKISTSTAAWSGQYRLKAGKQVILTTWTLTAPAKKENAIWASTNIGQDNFHRVKPDQTCKF, encoded by the exons ATGATGTCCAAGTTAAACATCTTTCTTGTTCTTGTTTTAAGCGTGTGTGCGCTTGGACAGAAAGCAAACAACACACTCA ACGCACCAGCGATTGCAGGAACATGGAAGAATGAACTCGGATCAACAATGGTTATTAAACAAAAAGGAAGAAATTTGGTCGGGAAGTATTGTACAGCAGTGAGTCGCTATCCTTTGAAACGCCCGACATTTGATTTAGTGGGACTCGTTGGGCTTGGTACACCAACCTCAATTGGATGGGTTGTGACCTACACG AGCAAAGACAAAATTTCCACTTCTACAGCGGCATGGTCAGGACAGTATCGTTTAAAAGCTGGAAAACAAGTCATACTCACTACATGGACCTTGACGGCGCCAGCTAAGAAGGAGAATGCCATATGGGCATCAACTAATATTGGACAAGACAACTTTCATAGAGTGAAACCTGATCAAACATGCAAGttctaa